From the Vespa velutina chromosome 16, iVesVel2.1, whole genome shotgun sequence genome, one window contains:
- the LOC124954860 gene encoding TAF5-like RNA polymerase II p300/CBP-associated factor-associated factor 65 kDa subunit 5L isoform X2 has translation MWVNVILNDKLKTELKGLLYPVFCHLYLEMLHAGNKQAAVQFLKSHQGEFISETEKSFLEELSSVFSIQDIELRPLVNAFRTRKYKVDMSDVAHICLQQFLKKHGHITLMQIINTHVTIIKKVDSIPMDTDSNESRGQRSEIGINGHVEQPCGTGVDREMRELQEAIRLIQNNAWQPLRMFTVNNAIENASCGMVASNLDKVAVGFSTAEIRLWGTSETVLVKPDFREPSISLARSVPPWNKFSENNLFRDEAGAIVLRGHTDVIHDMRFIPNADLLLTVSSDKNMRVWRLHDYTCAAIYNGHNYPIWCMDTSIFNLYIATGSHDRTAKLWSLDRKFPLRIFAGHFLDVNSIKFHPNARYLATGSADKTVRLWDKDDANLLRVYVGAQSTIYSLAFSPDGKYLAAAGDDKSIAIWDLATNSLLTELKGHQDTVMNVDWSLDGQYIASASADGIVRLWSTQDNILVSNNGSKTSSNKTENFHTYSTYCSSILSLRYYEKNNSLICIGTT, from the exons ATGTGGGTAAATGTTATACTTAATGATAAATTGAAAACAGAGCTGAAAGGTCTTTTGTATCCAGTATTTTGCCATCTTTATTTAGAGATGTTACATGCTGGAAATAAACAAGCTGCAGTACAGTTTTTAAAATCTCATCAAGGTGAATTTATTAGTGAAACGGAAAAGAGTTTTTTAGAAGAACTTTCCAGTGTCTTTTCTATACAAGATATTGAATTAAGACCATTAGTAAATGCATTTAGAActagaaaatataaagtgGATATGTCAGATGTAGCTCATATATGCCTTCaacaatttcttaaaaaacaTGGACATATAACATTAATGCAG ATAATAAATACACATGTCACTATAATTAAAAAGGTAGATTCTATTCCAATGGATACTGATTCAAATGAAAGTAGAGGACAGCGTTCTGAGATTGGAATTAATGGACATGTCGAGCAACCATGTGGAACTGGAGTTGATCGTGAAATGCGAGAACTGCAAGAAGCTATACGACTGATACAAAATAATGCTTGGCAGCCATTACGCATGTTTACCGTAAACAATGCTATTGAAAA TGCAAGCTGCGGTATGGTGGCATCCAATTTAGATAAAGTTGCCGTAGGATTTAGCACTGCTGAAATAAGATTATGGGGTACAAGTGAGACAGTACTAGTTAAACCAGATTTTAGAGAACCATCTATTTCACTTGCTCGTAGCGTTCCACCTTGGAACAAATTCAGTGAAAACAATCTCTTTAGAGACGAAGCAGGAGCAATAGTATTAAGGGGACATACTGATGTAATACATGACATGCGATTTATTCCAAATGCAGATCTTCTTTTAACAGTATCTAGCGATAAAAATATGCGAGTATGGAGATTGCACGATTATACTTGTGCTgctatatataa tgGACACAACTATCCTATATGGTGCATGGATACtagtatatttaatttgtatatagcAACTGGATCTCATGATAGAACAGCAAAATTGTGGTCTTTAGATAGAAAATTCCCATTAAGAATATTTGCAGGACATTTTTTAGACGTAAAT AGCATAAAGTTTCATCCAAATGCTCGGTATTTAGCAACAGGATCAGCGGACAAAACAGTCAGATTGTGGGATAAAGATGATGCAAATTTATTAAGAGTATACGTTGGTGCTCAATCGACTATTTATAGTTTAGCTTTTAGTCCAGATGGAAAATATTTAGCTGCTGccg gAGATGATAAGTCTATTGCAATTTGGGATTTAGCAACTAATTCATTATTGACTGAACTTAAAGGTCATCAAGATACAGTCATGAATGTAGATTGGAGTTTAGATGGACAGTATATTGCTAGCGCCAGTGCCGATGGCATAGTTCGTTTATGGTCCACGcaagataatattttagttTCTAATAA TGGATCAAAGACGTCATCcaataaaacagaaaattttcatacatATTCAACATATTGCTCAAGCATACTTTCCCTTCGATATTATGAAAAGAACAATTCATTAATTTGTATTGGAactacataa
- the LOC124954864 gene encoding histone-lysine N-methyltransferase SETMAR-like — protein sequence MTSPIPEEHIRHCMLFEFRKGSNAIVATKNICDVYPSALDVRKCQRWFSKFRSGNFDLFNSYRSGRPITLDNDMLRAEVEANPCQTIEELSNTLNQPWSTIQEHLQQIGKISRAGVWVPHNLPEENKANRSITCKVLLQRHHTEPFFDRLITGDEKWVLYDNSKRKRQRLFSNESPRSTAKPALHPKKALLCVWWSICGIVHFEMLKPGQTVNADLYCEQLDRVNQSLIEKYPAIVNKKGVILQDTHCTRRTLEKINELGWEVLPHPLYSPDIAPSHFHLFRSLQHFLSGKKFENLGDVENAISSYFTQKPIDFYRSGIENLHIRWQKVVDNEGDYIID from the coding sequence ATGACCAGCCCAATACCAGAAGAGCACATCCGACATTGTATGCTTTTTGAGTTTCGCAAGGGTAGTAACGCAATAGTTGCGACCAAAAACATTTGCGATGTTTATCCAAGTGCATTAGACGTTCGTAAATGTCAAAGATGGTTCTCTAAGTTCAGATCCGGTAATTTTGATCTCTTTAATTCCTATCGATCAGGAAGACCAATAACATTAGACAACGACATGCTAAGGGCAGAAGTGGAAGCAAATCCATGTCAGACAATCGAGGAACTCTCAAACACCCTTAATCAACCTTGGTCGACCATCCAAGAACATTTGCAGCAGATTGGAAAAATAAGCAGAGCAGGTGTTTGGGTCCCCCATAATCTGCCCGAAGAGAACAAAGCCAATCGATCCATCACATGCAAAGTATTGCTTCAACGGCACCATACAGAACCGTTTTTTGATCGCTTGATCACTGGAGACGAAAAATGGGTCCTATATGATAATTCAAAACGCAAAAGGCAGCGGCTCTTTTCAAATGAATCACCAAGAAGTACTGCGAAGCCGGCTTTACATCCCAAAAAGGCGCTTCTGTGTGTTTGGTGGAGTATATGCGGAATTGTTCATTTTGAAATGCTGAAACCTGGACAAACTGTTAATGCAGATCTTTATTGTGAACAATTGGATCGAGTGAATCAATCTTTAATCGAAAAGTATCCGGCAATTGTCAACAAAAAAGGCGTTATTCTGCAAGACACGCACTGTACAAGACGAACCttggaaaaaattaatgaattggGGTGGGAGGTACTGCCTCACCCACTATACTCCCCCGATATCGCACCCTCGCATTTCCATTTATTCCGATCGCTACAACATTTTCTTAGTggcaaaaaatttgaaaatttgggTGATGTCGAAAATGCCATCTCGAGTTATTTTACTCAAAAaccaattgatttttatcggTCTGGCATTGAAAATTTGCACATTAGATGGCAAAAGGTTGTTGATAACGAAGGTGATTacattattgattaa
- the LOC124954859 gene encoding exocyst complex component 1: MDYIPELLIPPSSSDYQPITEKEACDLKQLIEGCDYAVSNAELFMETLSKDLSILDGENVRLVLGSEPQVAQLMKSIEAAVEEASIVEARLAAYDEALGRIREVMARVGQKNQAIHTANNNASFLLEQLSAAISQLDIPANYHRILNEAELPGGREELSLAGAALLKAMTAPLPLGLDKLSAVTEQKKRLEKLKTKFSVIVARHLNNLFIHLGNDTGENITSSELILPTHEAVHHELEPYTELMQLLRALDNKAFLQLAKVYRDTMSKLYKRDLKHFFEIAKNKLISKRLQVHASKSSGQKAEDLINPAPMCLLSAEIWPPISEGRFLDSVLDCVLSQMQPVCLAEQAFCISFLQLDSVLTPSNSNEMEETECVNNGAASPGSVTSTASKKLERQVNEEVRGTMSAIFPSLETELNNFIAFLDKVDSFWCMYVLVRLSQHVMSAQDTGSFLSMTFASALIQVKRAFDKFMQAQQLSILTDTKVNRRHKCGILPYVANFGLFAKTAEKIFKHSDRKVDLEKWYTKLVSTIFEAIVIHSKEHHKTPPEVIKMENFHHMYDLLSQVKISVLDQERKEAKQRYQEALRAYVIQYFGRPLEKLNLFFEGVQAKVGAGVKESEICYQMAFSKQELRRVIKEYPAREVKKGLENLYRKVEKHLCEEENLLQVVWREMQGEFIAQYIYIEESVQRCYPDSMVTLEFTTQDILEFFSEIARSH, translated from the exons ATGGATTATATTCCAGAACTTTTAATACCACCCAGTTCATCGGATTATCAGCCTATTACAGAAAAAGAAGCTTGTGATTTGAAACAATTAATAGAAGGCTGTGATTATGCCGTTTCAAATGCTGAACTCTTTATGGAAACACTTTCCAAAGATCTATCCATTCTTGATGGG gAAAATGTACGGTTAGTCTTAGGTTCTGAGCCTCAAGTGGCACAATTAATGAAAAGTATTGAAGCTGCTGTAGAAGAAGCTTCTATAGTTGAAGCTCGTCTTGCTGCTTATGATGAGGCACTTGGTAGAATCAGAGAAGTTATGGCACGGGTTGGACAAAAGAATCAAGCGATACATACAGCTAACAATAATGCTAGTTTCTTATTAGAACAATTAAGTGCAgcaatt tcacAGCTTGATATACCTGCGAATTATCATCGTATTTTAAATGAAGCCGAGCTTCCAGGTGGACGGGAAGAACTTAGTCTTGCAGGGGCAGCACTCTTGAAAGCAATGACAGCCCCTTTACCACTTGGTCTTGATAAATTAAGTGCAGTAACAGAACAGAAAAAGCGTCTAGAGAAacttaaaacaaaattttctgtTATCGTTGCCAGACATTTGAACaatctttttatacatttg gGTAATGATACCGGAGAAAATATAACTTCTTCAGAGTTAATTCTTCCAACACATGAAGCTGTTCATCATGAATTAGAACCATATACTGAATTAATGCAATTATTGAGAGCTTTAGATAATAAAGCTTTCTTGCAGCTTGCTAAAGTATATAGAGATACAATGAGTAAATTGTACAAGAGagatttaaaacatttttttgaaatagcAAAAAATAAACTCATCAGCAAACGACTAcaag TTCATGCTTCGAAATCTAGTGGACAAAAAGCTGAAGACTTAATTAATCCAGCACCCATGTGTCTTCTTAGTGCAGAAATTTGGCCGCCTATAAGCGAAGGCCGTTTCTTAGATTCTGTATTAGATTGTGTATTATCTCAGATGCAACCGGTATGCCTTGCAGAACAGGctttttgtatttcatttcttcaatTAGATTCGGTTCTTACACCTTCAAAT AGCAATGAAATGGAAGAAACAGAATGTGTAAATAATGGTGCTGCAAGTCCTGGCTCAGTAACTTCAACAGCaagtaaaaaattagaacGGCAAGTAAATGAAGAAGTGCGTGGTACAATGTCAGCTATATTTCCATCTCTGGAAACAGaattaaataactttattGCCTTTTTAGACAAAGTTGATAGTTT TTGGTGTATGTATGTCTTAGTTCGTTTGTCACAGCACGTTATGTCGGCTCAAGATACTGGATCATTCTTATCAATGACTTTTGCATCTGCCTTAATTCAAGTAAAAAGGgcttttgataaatttatgcAAGCACAGCAACTATCAATTTTAACAGATACTAAAGTTAATCGACGACATAAATGCGGTATATTGCCATACGTTGCAAATTTTGGACTTTTTGCAAAAACAGctgaaaaaattttcaaacattCTGATAGAAAGGTTGATTTAGAAAAATGGTATACCAAATTAGTTAGCACAATATTTGAAGCTATTGTTATTCATAGTAAAGAACATCATAAAACACCACCTGAGGTCATAAAAATGG AAAACTTCCATCATATGTATGATCTTTTATCACAAGTAAAAATCTCAGTATTAGATCAAGAACGCAAGGAAGCGAAACAAAGATATCAGGAAGCACTTCGTGCATATGTGATACAATATTTTGGTAGACCTCTTGAAAAACTTAAT CTCTTTTTTGAGGGCGTACAAGCAAAAGTTGGAGCTGGTGTAAAAGAATCAGAAATCTGTTATCAAATGGCTTTTAGTAAACAAGAACTTCGACGAGTTATAAAGGAATATCCTGCccgagaagtaaaaaaaggctTAGAAAATTTGTACCGTAAGGTTGAGAAACATCTttgcgaagaagaaaatttattacag GTCGTTTGGCGTGAAATGCAAGGTGAATTCATCGCccaatacatatacattgaAGAATCAGTGCAACGTTGTTATCCAGACAGCATGGTGACACTTGAATTTACGACTCAGGATatcttagaatttttttcagaaaTCGCCCGATCACATTAA
- the LOC124954856 gene encoding ubiquitin-protein ligase E3C, whose protein sequence is MYSFEGDYRRKPQQNLSGASKRDEKAIFLQHAQLERLKRQQQRIRHDAAVKIQAHIRSFVIRKINRMHMRSEFDKVQQAVGQRGLNLEELVSQSRKLLFFYNRTLDANRLILILQQYLKNQQEIKLRCLHSVEWLWRLRWILRICMQYNSEISIGGAYSLAIPLRAMEVFTDEDVTEKMFHKNNNLYFENIFIYLIKHRYFEQLRTLIDEKVPPMLQSSSNAPTPISKCLLNMLLRPLQLVSFLEQRNGHYILILQEFCKNILSQKLSSAIKMFIIPALAEFSEFPYIQLINCINQSGIEPTLSLLYSILSLESKQVTLSKFKTTPISYLQILASMSSAIIPAEIITDEHIEDMEDSDSEYNTNMLDLEEGDTLQECIDMLNEQQHVYRILQILDQGQDLIILQSLCELCHNLLIHNKLATHKYKLLYMLAFKPEFLKYLWTALLSVYQTSVFGGAAPLLQVISRGIPLSAEDSKKIVPLLDVFCSLFSLLIATLHDSEFFIQESDQISNDNIQQAMPFTTTELVTLSIHLKEVCLGLVELAFPDTRPTIGEDYKNALGSSCTIRTPLITHIRTHLFKVTVGLLRQLHTRNLRRPFCPPDHWITSNIVIPVDKPQDFTFRRRRLRGYVPFQGLRGLTREDLKEGPPLSAKEVRTLTLLREMPFVIPFNDRVVVFQSLIYHDKKEQQGEFTHFAQKPSIQITVRRNYLYEDAFEKLSPENEPELRLKMRVQFVNTAGLEESGVDGGGLFREFLSELLKTSFDPNRGFFKHTKDNMLYPNPTVHLLMDDFPKHYYFIGRILGKALYENLLVELPFAEFFLSKIVGLQSDVDAHHLASLDPIMYTNLLSLKSYKGDVTDLELDFTVLSDELGEKRIDELKPSGANIPVTNHNRIEYIHLMADYKLNKQIRAQCYAFKQGIGSVVPLEWLQMFNNKELQVLISGAQIPVDVNDLKLHTNYTGGYTPDHPTITAFWKVVNEFNDQQKSKLLKFVTSCSRPPLLGFKELDPPFCIQHAGSVDRLPTSSTCMNLLKLPDFPNEKTLREKLLYAIEAGAGFELS, encoded by the exons ATGTATAGCTTTGAAGGAGATTATAGACGTAAACCGCAACAAAATTTATCTGGTGCTAGTAAAAGAGATGAGAAAGCAATTTTCCTACAGCATGCACAATTGGAACGTTTAAAGCGACAACAACAACGTATAAGGCATGATGCTGCTGTAAAAATACAAGCTCATATTCGTAGCTTTGTAATTAGGAAGATTAATCGCATGCACATGAGATCTGAATTTGATAAAGTACAGCAAGCAGTTGGACAAAGAGGTCTAAATTTGGAAGAATTAGTATCTCAAAGtcggaaattattatttttttacaatcgcACATTGGATGCAAATAGGcttattttgatattacaaCAATATCTCAAAAATCAACaggaaattaaattaagatgTTTACACTCTGTTGAATGGTTATGGAGGTTACg atggATTCTTCGTATCTGTATGCAATATAATTCAGAAATATCAATTGGTGGAGCATATTCATTGGCTATCCCTTTAAGAGCAATGGAAGTATTTACGGATGAAGATGTTACAGAGAAAatgtttcataaaaataataatttatattttgagaatatatttatttatctaataaaacATAGATATTTTGAACAATTACGAACTTTAATAGATGAAAAAGTTCCACCTATGTTACAATCATCTTCTAATGCTCCAACACCAATATCCAAATGCTTGCTAAATATGCTACTGAGACCTTTACagttagtttcttttttggaaCAAAGAAATggacattatatattaattttacaagaattttgtaaaaacaTATTATCACAAAAATTATCAAGTgctataaaaatgtttattataccTGCTCTAGCAGAATTTTCAGAATTTCCATATATACAAttgattaattgtattaatcaATCAGGAATAGAACCAACattaagtttattatattcgattttgTCTTTAGAATCCAAGCAAGTCA cgTTATCCAAGTTCAAAACCACTCCGATCAGTTATCTTCAGATTCTTGCTTCGATGAGTTCTGCCATTATACCTGCTGAAATAATCACCGATGAACATATAGAAGATATGGAAGATTCGGATAGTGAATATAACACTAATATGCTTGATCTTGAAGAAGGCGATACGTTACAAGAGTGTATCGACATGCTTAATGAACAGCAGCATGTGTATCGAATACTTCAAATACTTGATCAAGGTCAGGATCTTATTATACTACAATCATTGTGTGAACTATGCCATAActtattaattcataataagCTAGCTACACACAAGTACAAGCTATTATACATGCTTGCCTTTAAAcctgaatttttaaaatatttatggaCAGCATTGTTGTCAGTGTATCAAACATCTGTATTCGGAGGAGCTGCTCCATTACTGCAAGTTATTTCACGTGGTATACCTCTTTCTGCAGAGGATTCAAAAAAAATAGTTCCATTGCTAGATGTGTTTTGCTCATTGTTTTCTTTACTTATTGCAACATTACATGattcagaattttttattcaagaaTCAGATCaaatatcaaatgataatattcaACAGGCTATGCCATTCACTACGACAGAATTAGTGACATTATCTATTCACTTGAAAGAAGTATGTTTGGGTTTGGTTGAACTTGCTTTTCCCGATACAAGACCAACTATTGgagaagattataaaaatgctTTGGGTTCATCATGTACAATACGAACACCTTTAATAACACACATAAGGACGCATTTGTTTAAAGTTACCGTTGGTCTATTACGTCAATTACATACGAGAAATTTAAGAAGACCATTTTGTCCACCAGATCATTGGATTACATCAAACATTGTTATTCCTGTAGATAAGCCACAAGACTTTACATTTCGTAGACGTAGACTTAGAGGCTATGTACCGTTTCAAGGACTGAGAGGTTTAACGCGTGAAGACCTGAAAGAAGGTCCACCTTTGTCAGCAAAAGAAGTTCGAACTTTAACATTACTTCGTGAGATGCCTTTTGTTATACCGTTCAATGATCGTGTTGTAGTATTTCAGTCATTAATTTATCATGATAAAAAAGAGCAACAAGGTGAGTTTACTCACTTTGCCCAAAAACCATCAATCCAAATAACtgtaagaagaaattatttgtatgaagatgcatttgaaaaattatcaccAGAAAATGAGCCAgaattaagattaaaaatgcGCGTTCAATTCGTCAATACAGCTGGATTAGAAGAATCTGGTGTCGATGGTGGAGGATTGTTTAGAGAATTCTTATCAGAATTATTGAAAACAAGTTTTGATCCTAATAGAGGATTTTTTAAACATACAAAAGACAATATGCTGTATCCAAATCCAACAGTACATTTGTTAATGGATGATTTCCCAAAACATTACTATTTTATTGGTAGAATTCTTGGAAAAgctttatatgaaaatttattagtaGAGCTCCCATTTgcagaatttttcttatcaaaaatCGTTGGACTACAATCTGACGTTGATGCTCATCACTTAGCTTCTTTGGATCCAATCATGTATACAAATCTTTTATCCTTAAAAAGTTATAAGGGAGATGTTACTGATCTTGAATTGGATTTTACCGTACTATCCGATGAAttgggagagaaaagaatagacgAATTAAAGCCAAGCGGTGCTAATATTCCTGTTACTAATCATAATCGTATCGAATACATACATCTAATGGCAGATTATAAATTGAACAAACAAATTAGAGCACAATGCTATGCATTTAAGCAAGGTATTGGCAGTGTAGTTCCCTTAGAATGGTTACAAATGTTTAATAACAAAGAACTTCAAGTATTAATATCAGGAGCGCAAATTCCTGTAGAtgtaaatgatttaaaattacatacaaATTATACCGGTGGATATACACCTGATCATCCAACTATCACTGCCTTTTGGAAAGttgtaaatgaatttaatgatCAACAAAAAAGTAAGCTGTTGAAATTTGTTACAAGCTGTAGCAGGCCACCACTTTTAGGATTTAAg gAACTTGATCCACCCTTCTGTATCCAACATGCTGGCAGTGTAGACCGCTTGCCAACTTCTAGTACCTGCATGAATCTTCTAAAACTTCCTGACTTTCCTAATGAAAAAACATTACGTGAAAAGCTTCTATATGCAATAGAAGCTGGTGCAGGATTTGAACTCAGCTAA
- the LOC124954860 gene encoding TAF5-like RNA polymerase II p300/CBP-associated factor-associated factor 65 kDa subunit 5L isoform X1, which produces MKMKRSKSEIINATVESYLKRRHYQQAGEFLCKSDQSICQTGDEMTLSATVKWGISRDNSIVFSAITIDTAAADQAYERLKMWVNVILNDKLKTELKGLLYPVFCHLYLEMLHAGNKQAAVQFLKSHQGEFISETEKSFLEELSSVFSIQDIELRPLVNAFRTRKYKVDMSDVAHICLQQFLKKHGHITLMQIINTHVTIIKKVDSIPMDTDSNESRGQRSEIGINGHVEQPCGTGVDREMRELQEAIRLIQNNAWQPLRMFTVNNAIENASCGMVASNLDKVAVGFSTAEIRLWGTSETVLVKPDFREPSISLARSVPPWNKFSENNLFRDEAGAIVLRGHTDVIHDMRFIPNADLLLTVSSDKNMRVWRLHDYTCAAIYNGHNYPIWCMDTSIFNLYIATGSHDRTAKLWSLDRKFPLRIFAGHFLDVNSIKFHPNARYLATGSADKTVRLWDKDDANLLRVYVGAQSTIYSLAFSPDGKYLAAAGDDKSIAIWDLATNSLLTELKGHQDTVMNVDWSLDGQYIASASADGIVRLWSTQDNILVSNNGSKTSSNKTENFHTYSTYCSSILSLRYYEKNNSLICIGTT; this is translated from the exons atgaaaatgaagcgttcaaaaagtgaaataataaatgctaCGGTCGAATCGTATTTAAAACGACGTCATTATCAA CAAGCTGGTGAATTTCTTTGCAAATCCGATCAGTCAATTTGCCAAACTGGCGATGAAATGACTCTTAGTGCAACAGTTAAGTGGGGTATATCCAGGGATAATTCAATTGTCTTTAGTGCTATTACAATTGATACAGCTGCTGCAGATCAAGCATATGAAag acTAAAGATGTGGGTAAATGTTATACTTAATGATAAATTGAAAACAGAGCTGAAAGGTCTTTTGTATCCAGTATTTTGCCATCTTTATTTAGAGATGTTACATGCTGGAAATAAACAAGCTGCAGTACAGTTTTTAAAATCTCATCAAGGTGAATTTATTAGTGAAACGGAAAAGAGTTTTTTAGAAGAACTTTCCAGTGTCTTTTCTATACAAGATATTGAATTAAGACCATTAGTAAATGCATTTAGAActagaaaatataaagtgGATATGTCAGATGTAGCTCATATATGCCTTCaacaatttcttaaaaaacaTGGACATATAACATTAATGCAG ATAATAAATACACATGTCACTATAATTAAAAAGGTAGATTCTATTCCAATGGATACTGATTCAAATGAAAGTAGAGGACAGCGTTCTGAGATTGGAATTAATGGACATGTCGAGCAACCATGTGGAACTGGAGTTGATCGTGAAATGCGAGAACTGCAAGAAGCTATACGACTGATACAAAATAATGCTTGGCAGCCATTACGCATGTTTACCGTAAACAATGCTATTGAAAA TGCAAGCTGCGGTATGGTGGCATCCAATTTAGATAAAGTTGCCGTAGGATTTAGCACTGCTGAAATAAGATTATGGGGTACAAGTGAGACAGTACTAGTTAAACCAGATTTTAGAGAACCATCTATTTCACTTGCTCGTAGCGTTCCACCTTGGAACAAATTCAGTGAAAACAATCTCTTTAGAGACGAAGCAGGAGCAATAGTATTAAGGGGACATACTGATGTAATACATGACATGCGATTTATTCCAAATGCAGATCTTCTTTTAACAGTATCTAGCGATAAAAATATGCGAGTATGGAGATTGCACGATTATACTTGTGCTgctatatataa tgGACACAACTATCCTATATGGTGCATGGATACtagtatatttaatttgtatatagcAACTGGATCTCATGATAGAACAGCAAAATTGTGGTCTTTAGATAGAAAATTCCCATTAAGAATATTTGCAGGACATTTTTTAGACGTAAAT AGCATAAAGTTTCATCCAAATGCTCGGTATTTAGCAACAGGATCAGCGGACAAAACAGTCAGATTGTGGGATAAAGATGATGCAAATTTATTAAGAGTATACGTTGGTGCTCAATCGACTATTTATAGTTTAGCTTTTAGTCCAGATGGAAAATATTTAGCTGCTGccg gAGATGATAAGTCTATTGCAATTTGGGATTTAGCAACTAATTCATTATTGACTGAACTTAAAGGTCATCAAGATACAGTCATGAATGTAGATTGGAGTTTAGATGGACAGTATATTGCTAGCGCCAGTGCCGATGGCATAGTTCGTTTATGGTCCACGcaagataatattttagttTCTAATAA TGGATCAAAGACGTCATCcaataaaacagaaaattttcatacatATTCAACATATTGCTCAAGCATACTTTCCCTTCGATATTATGAAAAGAACAATTCATTAATTTGTATTGGAactacataa